Proteins encoded together in one Shewanella acanthi window:
- a CDS encoding mechanosensitive ion channel family protein: MITPGLDQELQQIQNVYQLIAEFLVNYSFQLVGAMLIFLLGLWVASKVSRIVAKQFEKHNIDITLSNFVSNLIRLTIIAMVGIIALGKIGISVTPMVAAIGAASLGAGLALQGMLSNYAAGVTIIVTRPFVVGNTIEIKGESGVVSRIHLGMTILTNEEGEQISIPNKHIVGEILHNSFANKLVETQFNLSYDTNPEAAINIISELLSQNPDVQQGTAPNIGINGFNTMGIEIGVRYWVPTQSYYQHKYKINLSIYNALKAAGIEMACPVREIHVQQ; this comes from the coding sequence ATGATAACACCTGGACTCGATCAGGAATTACAGCAGATCCAGAACGTCTACCAACTTATTGCTGAATTTTTAGTGAATTATAGTTTTCAGTTAGTAGGTGCGATGCTGATCTTCCTATTAGGTCTTTGGGTTGCCAGCAAAGTTTCACGGATCGTCGCAAAGCAATTCGAAAAACACAATATCGATATCACCCTCAGCAATTTTGTCAGTAACTTGATTCGCCTCACGATTATTGCCATGGTTGGTATCATTGCCCTTGGCAAGATAGGCATTAGCGTAACACCAATGGTGGCCGCTATTGGTGCCGCTTCCCTAGGCGCTGGGCTTGCACTTCAAGGAATGCTTTCTAACTATGCCGCGGGTGTGACTATTATAGTTACCCGCCCCTTTGTGGTCGGAAATACCATCGAAATCAAAGGCGAAAGTGGGGTCGTTAGCCGCATTCACTTAGGTATGACCATACTGACAAACGAAGAAGGCGAGCAAATCAGTATTCCCAATAAACATATCGTTGGGGAAATTCTGCATAATTCCTTTGCCAATAAACTGGTCGAGACCCAATTTAACCTGAGTTACGACACTAACCCAGAAGCAGCAATCAATATTATCAGTGAATTACTCAGCCAAAATCCCGATGTCCAACAGGGCACAGCCCCCAATATCGGTATCAATGGCTTTAATACCATGGGAATCGAAATTGGCGTGCGTTACTGGGTACCGACCCAGAGCTACTACCAGCATAAATACAAAATCAATCTCTCGATTTATAACGCCCTAAAAGCGGCGGGTATCGAAATGGCCTGTCCGGTAAGGGAAATCCACGTACAGCAATAA
- a CDS encoding c-type cytochrome: MMKTATKMAIAVALIGSLGINCYAAEGGNPKKGKHLYKKECKACHSQGSEGGELTPMSKTMSQWDRFFDKDKHKFKPEVFNNLSEQDIKDIQQFLYDHAADSEQPQTCG; this comes from the coding sequence ATGATGAAAACTGCAACTAAGATGGCTATTGCCGTCGCATTGATTGGTAGCCTAGGCATCAACTGCTACGCCGCAGAGGGCGGTAATCCCAAAAAGGGAAAACACCTCTACAAAAAAGAATGTAAAGCCTGCCATAGCCAAGGGAGTGAAGGCGGCGAACTCACCCCAATGAGCAAAACCATGTCCCAATGGGATCGCTTTTTCGACAAAGACAAACACAAATTCAAGCCCGAGGTGTTCAACAACCTTTCCGAACAAGACATCAAAGACATACAGCAATTTCTGTATGACCACGCTGCCGACTCGGAGCAACCGCAAACCTGCGGTTAA
- a CDS encoding DUF3373 domain-containing protein yields MRTLISILVANALLMSAQAYAANNDQTETQKITELKQQLADITEQLDELNSRVDKTERHTSLDRLEITGDFRTKAHSLHYQDVVWNPAIKVNFDDFAAKAMSGAFGMPNDPSSPLGQMMLANPELAGAFQSGMLQGVMPYVLAQKTIQDIDNDIFYTTRLRLNLKAKVWDNVGFAGRLSMYKNWGDSTGVQVFDSWRSFTMDGTSSGNTSGDWLRVERAYFDWKKINGSELYLSIGRRPSTYGPPSHYRENELRGGTPSGHLVNFNFDGATLGYNLGEITGVDGQVVRFCYGQGFESQWGNGEMFGDIITKDTHLGGFNIDAINDGTNFLQFTLFGAKDINDGFKGTMAFPTQLAGIFAPTMYQDMQKFDNFNFVTRVQPSGVIGDMYLGGIGFAREEESDFKWFASLGWTRAEPNNNAGMFGGMLSDAVFEAELNNTGTEIIMVPKTSDDTDTKDGYGIYVGMQMPAPLGKFGLEYNYGSKYWTPFTQAQDDPIGSKLATRGHVAEAYYIFDINPKMFIKLAGLYYDYEYTGSGTPVGAPQKIDDVLAGSVYSMLPVVDTAFDLNASLTVNF; encoded by the coding sequence ATGCGAACACTAATTTCGATACTGGTAGCCAATGCCCTGTTAATGTCAGCGCAAGCCTATGCTGCCAATAATGACCAAACTGAAACTCAAAAAATCACCGAGCTTAAACAACAGCTTGCCGATATCACCGAGCAGCTCGACGAACTGAATAGCCGGGTCGATAAAACAGAGCGCCACACCTCACTAGACCGCCTCGAAATCACAGGCGACTTTAGAACCAAAGCTCACTCCCTGCATTACCAAGATGTGGTCTGGAATCCCGCAATCAAAGTCAACTTCGATGACTTTGCAGCAAAAGCCATGTCAGGCGCCTTTGGGATGCCAAACGATCCTAGCTCACCACTCGGGCAAATGATGCTGGCGAATCCCGAGCTTGCGGGCGCCTTCCAAAGCGGCATGCTCCAAGGCGTAATGCCTTATGTTCTCGCGCAAAAAACCATTCAAGATATTGATAACGATATTTTTTATACCACTCGACTACGCTTAAACCTCAAGGCAAAGGTTTGGGATAACGTCGGCTTTGCAGGTCGCCTGAGCATGTATAAAAACTGGGGCGACTCGACTGGGGTGCAAGTCTTCGATTCGTGGCGCTCCTTCACAATGGACGGCACCAGTAGCGGTAATACTAGCGGCGATTGGCTGAGGGTCGAACGCGCCTACTTCGACTGGAAAAAGATCAACGGTTCAGAACTTTACCTCTCCATAGGCCGTCGCCCCTCAACCTATGGCCCACCAAGTCACTACCGTGAAAACGAGCTTCGCGGCGGCACTCCATCGGGCCATTTAGTTAACTTTAACTTCGACGGCGCAACCCTAGGTTACAACTTGGGTGAAATCACTGGTGTCGATGGTCAAGTCGTGCGTTTTTGCTATGGCCAAGGGTTTGAATCCCAATGGGGCAATGGCGAGATGTTTGGCGATATCATCACTAAGGATACCCACCTTGGCGGTTTCAATATCGACGCCATTAATGACGGAACCAATTTCCTGCAATTTACCCTCTTTGGCGCCAAAGACATCAACGATGGCTTTAAGGGCACTATGGCCTTCCCAACCCAGTTGGCAGGGATCTTCGCCCCCACCATGTACCAAGATATGCAAAAGTTCGACAACTTTAACTTTGTCACTCGGGTGCAACCTAGCGGCGTGATTGGTGATATGTACCTAGGTGGAATTGGCTTTGCTCGGGAAGAAGAAAGCGATTTTAAATGGTTTGCATCGCTCGGCTGGACTCGTGCCGAACCGAATAACAACGCAGGCATGTTCGGCGGCATGTTATCCGATGCCGTATTTGAAGCAGAGTTAAATAACACAGGGACAGAAATCATTATGGTGCCTAAAACCAGTGATGATACCGACACTAAGGATGGCTACGGTATTTATGTCGGCATGCAAATGCCCGCCCCCTTAGGTAAATTTGGCCTTGAATATAACTATGGTTCGAAATACTGGACGCCCTTCACCCAAGCTCAGGATGACCCAATAGGCAGCAAACTCGCTACCCGTGGCCATGTTGCAGAGGCGTATTACATCTTTGATATCAATCCAAAAATGTTTATCAAACTCGCGGGGCTTTACTACGACTACGAGTACACAGGCAGTGGCACTCCCGTTGGTGCGCCGCAAAAAATTGATGATGTGCTAGCGGGCAGCGTCTACTCAATGCTGCCAGTGGTCGATACCGCATTCGACCTCAATGCGTCACTCACAGTTAACTTCTAA
- a CDS encoding tetrathionate reductase family octaheme c-type cytochrome, which translates to MKQLILFALVGMALQAQAANPHKEALQGPFTTGTQVTIECLKCHEEQATDMMKTSHWTWELEQKLPDRAVVRGKKNSINNFCTSISGNEPRCTSCHAGFGWKDNNFDFTDKTKVDCLVCHDTTGTYVKDPAGAGEPMAKLNLAKIAQNVGEPVRDNCGSCHFYGGGGDAVKHGDLDSSMAYPDRATDVHMDSDGNNFQCQNCHTTEKHQISGNAMGVSPGGIDHIGCENCHDSEPHSNKKLNTHTATIACQTCHIPFFAKNEPTKMHWDWSTAGEDKPESVDQYGKHTYQKKKGNFVWEKMVKPQYAWYNGTANAYMAGDKMDPNAVTKLTYPMGDIEDPKAKIYPFKVHTGKQIYDKNLKVFITAKTYGKGGYWSDFDWDLAAKLGMEANSTMLEKGLKYSGEYGFAATEMWWRINHMVSPKEQALNCNDCHNKGTRLDWQALGYQGDPMKNKQGPKHKQQ; encoded by the coding sequence ATGAAACAACTCATATTATTTGCCTTAGTGGGCATGGCATTACAGGCTCAGGCCGCCAATCCCCATAAAGAGGCGCTGCAAGGCCCCTTCACTACGGGCACCCAAGTCACGATCGAGTGCTTGAAATGCCATGAGGAACAAGCCACAGACATGATGAAAACCTCCCACTGGACCTGGGAGCTAGAGCAAAAGCTGCCCGATAGGGCCGTCGTTCGGGGCAAGAAAAACAGCATCAATAACTTCTGTACCTCCATATCGGGCAACGAGCCACGCTGCACCAGTTGCCATGCGGGCTTCGGCTGGAAGGACAATAACTTCGATTTTACAGACAAAACCAAGGTCGATTGTTTAGTCTGCCACGACACCACAGGCACCTATGTCAAAGATCCCGCGGGTGCGGGTGAACCTATGGCCAAACTTAATTTGGCTAAAATCGCCCAAAATGTAGGTGAACCTGTGCGGGATAATTGCGGTAGTTGCCATTTCTATGGCGGCGGTGGTGATGCCGTAAAACATGGGGATCTCGACTCCTCCATGGCCTACCCCGATAGAGCAACCGATGTGCACATGGATAGCGATGGCAATAACTTCCAATGCCAAAACTGCCATACCACGGAAAAACATCAAATTTCCGGTAATGCCATGGGAGTTTCCCCCGGCGGAATTGATCATATCGGCTGTGAGAACTGCCATGACAGCGAGCCGCATAGCAACAAAAAGCTAAATACCCACACAGCGACCATTGCCTGCCAAACCTGTCATATTCCATTCTTCGCCAAAAACGAGCCCACCAAAATGCACTGGGACTGGTCTACTGCGGGTGAAGATAAGCCCGAGTCGGTTGACCAATATGGCAAACATACCTACCAGAAGAAAAAAGGGAACTTTGTCTGGGAAAAAATGGTTAAGCCCCAGTACGCCTGGTACAACGGCACCGCTAATGCTTACATGGCAGGTGATAAGATGGATCCCAATGCCGTCACAAAGCTGACTTATCCGATGGGCGATATTGAGGATCCTAAAGCCAAAATCTATCCCTTTAAGGTTCATACCGGTAAACAGATTTACGATAAGAATCTTAAGGTGTTTATTACCGCTAAAACCTATGGCAAGGGCGGATATTGGAGTGATTTTGACTGGGATCTCGCGGCTAAGTTAGGAATGGAAGCCAACTCTACCATGCTCGAAAAAGGACTCAAGTACAGCGGCGAGTATGGCTTTGCAGCCACTGAAATGTGGTGGCGGATAAACCATATGGTATCACCCAAGGAGCAGGCGCTTAACTGTAATGACTGCCATAACAAGGGCACTCGCCTCGATTGGCAAGCCTTGGGATATCAAGGCGATCCGATGAAAAACAAGCAAGGCCCAAAACACAAACAACAATAA
- a CDS encoding putative sulfate/molybdate transporter, translating to MNSGKTSNNSLSQPINRILGETSGAFADLGTFLPLVLGLIALNQFSPQGIFLGFGLFAILSALFYRRPIPVQPMKVIAAIVIAQGLTPGMLQASAMLMGIILLVLAFSGAIAWLARQLSQAVSVGIQLAIGLQLMWMGAKMMGEFWPLGLSAFAVLFFSKFLPLRYLAMPLVIAAGMIWQATTGEHAGVASFEIQAISAPLHFSWPTTEEWSAAALLLVLPQLALTLTNAVIATSVMAREKFPEDNAKLTPKNFAITSGLANLLLSPFGATAMCHGAGGLAVQYHFGARTYIAPLIFGSGCLLLSLLWNNQIAWLLSLIPLAILGSLLTIGGMQLAWSKRLVDGKPFCIAVILVTAITSIAINAAAGLAAGLVLEQGRRAWAMLAMRS from the coding sequence ATGAATTCGGGCAAAACCTCCAATAACAGCCTTTCACAACCTATTAATCGTATTCTTGGTGAAACCAGCGGCGCCTTCGCCGATCTAGGCACCTTTCTCCCCCTAGTGCTGGGGTTAATTGCCCTTAACCAGTTTTCTCCCCAAGGAATATTCCTAGGTTTTGGTCTATTTGCCATTCTTAGCGCCTTGTTTTATCGCCGCCCCATACCCGTTCAGCCGATGAAAGTGATTGCGGCTATAGTGATTGCCCAAGGCTTAACGCCGGGAATGCTTCAGGCCAGCGCCATGCTGATGGGGATTATCTTACTCGTCTTAGCTTTTAGTGGCGCGATTGCCTGGCTTGCGAGGCAACTCTCCCAAGCCGTCAGTGTGGGAATTCAATTAGCGATAGGTCTGCAACTGATGTGGATGGGCGCCAAGATGATGGGGGAATTTTGGCCCTTGGGCCTCAGCGCTTTTGCAGTACTGTTTTTCAGTAAATTCCTGCCGCTGCGCTACCTTGCTATGCCGCTGGTTATTGCCGCAGGCATGATATGGCAGGCCACTACAGGTGAACATGCAGGAGTGGCCAGTTTCGAAATACAAGCCATCAGCGCACCTTTACATTTCAGTTGGCCGACAACGGAGGAGTGGAGTGCTGCGGCGTTACTTTTAGTGTTACCGCAACTCGCGTTGACCCTCACGAATGCCGTGATTGCCACTTCCGTAATGGCGCGGGAAAAATTCCCCGAGGATAACGCCAAGCTCACCCCAAAAAACTTTGCGATCACCTCAGGTCTTGCCAATTTGCTGCTTTCCCCCTTTGGCGCGACGGCCATGTGCCATGGGGCTGGCGGCCTCGCGGTGCAATATCACTTTGGTGCCCGCACGTATATCGCGCCGCTTATTTTTGGCAGCGGTTGCCTTTTATTATCGCTCCTCTGGAATAATCAAATTGCCTGGCTATTAAGCCTCATTCCATTGGCGATTCTGGGGAGTTTACTCACCATTGGCGGCATGCAATTAGCTTGGTCTAAACGCCTAGTCGATGGCAAACCCTTCTGTATTGCCGTCATCCTAGTCACCGCGATTACAAGCATCGCCATCAATGCCGCCGCAGGACTCGCCGCTGGACTAGTGCTAGAACAAGGC